From Mytilus edulis chromosome 8, xbMytEdul2.2, whole genome shotgun sequence, one genomic window encodes:
- the LOC139485043 gene encoding cathepsin O-like isoform X2: protein MNSSEIKEFSIYLQKFNKESISETPVFHKKYQNYKTNLEFQRFLNGTHKHLSAYYGPTKFSDLSPEEFKDQYLSDLKVSRKTKDENQHHTPSNFFRRLDIPKRVDWRNFSNINFVTPVKNQKKCGGCWAFSATETIESMKAIQTGLPPPRLSVQEVIDCATYNDGCSGGDPYRAVKWLKDTQSPLTTEKKYPLTDTSDSCRIIVNNSDGVIVKSGNFQRLVGREDKILLLLNTSPVSVAVDATTWNNYLGGIIQYHCETHINHAVQIVGYDISGDVPYYIVRNSWGTDYGHKGYLYIKIGENLCGIAEEVTTVTVQ, encoded by the exons A TGAACAGCAGCGAGATTAAAGAATTCAGTATTTACCTTCAAAAATTTAACAAAGAGAGCATTTCAGAAACACCAGTGTtccacaaaaaatatcaaaactacAAG accAATTTAGAATTCCAGAGATTCCTAAATGGAACTCACAAACACTTAAGTGCCTACTATGGACCTACTAAATTTTCTGATCTTTCACCTGAAGAATTTAAAG atCAGTATTTATCAGACTTGAAAGTTTCAAGAAAGACAAAAGATGAAAACCAGCATCATACTCCAAGTAATTTCTTCAGAAGATTGGATATTCCAAAAAGAGTTGATTG GAGAAATTTTAGCAACATAAACTTTGTGACTCCAGTAAAGAATCAGAAGAAATGTGGAGGATGTTG GGCATTCAGTGCAACAGAAACTATAGAAAGTATGAAAGCTATACAGACAGGATTACCTCCCCCTAGACTGAGCGTACAGGAAGTTATTGATTGTGCCACATATAACGATGGATGTAGCGGTGGTGATCCATATCGAGCAGTAAAGTGGCTTAAAGAT ACCCAGTCTCCACTAACAACTGAGAAAAAATACCCACTGACTGACACATCTGATTCCTGTCGTATTATAGTCAATAACAGTGATGGAGTTATAGTCAAGTCAGGTAACTTTCAAAG ACTAGTTGGGAGGGAAGATAAAATTTTACTGTTATTGAATACTTCACCAGTTAGTGTGGCTGTAGATGCCACTACATGGAACAATTACTTAGGTGGCATAATACAATATCATTGTGAGACACATATCAACCATGCAGTACAAATAGTAGGATATGATATCTCAG GTGATGTACCATATTATATTGTAAGAAATTCCTGGGGAACAGATTATGGTCATAAAGGCTATCTGTACATTAAGATTGGTGAAAACTTGTGTG GTATTGCTGAAGAGGTTACTACAGTGACAGTTCAATGA
- the LOC139485043 gene encoding cathepsin O-like isoform X1, with product MSSFTFTLVLVLYFLLLLVNSSEIKEFSIYLQKFNKESISETPVFHKKYQNYKTNLEFQRFLNGTHKHLSAYYGPTKFSDLSPEEFKDQYLSDLKVSRKTKDENQHHTPSNFFRRLDIPKRVDWRNFSNINFVTPVKNQKKCGGCWAFSATETIESMKAIQTGLPPPRLSVQEVIDCATYNDGCSGGDPYRAVKWLKDTQSPLTTEKKYPLTDTSDSCRIIVNNSDGVIVKSGNFQRLVGREDKILLLLNTSPVSVAVDATTWNNYLGGIIQYHCETHINHAVQIVGYDISGDVPYYIVRNSWGTDYGHKGYLYIKIGENLCGIAEEVTTVTVQ from the exons ATGTCAAGTTTCACTTTCACTTTGGTTTTGGTattatattttcttcttttattagTGAACAGCAGCGAGATTAAAGAATTCAGTATTTACCTTCAAAAATTTAACAAAGAGAGCATTTCAGAAACACCAGTGTtccacaaaaaatatcaaaactacAAG accAATTTAGAATTCCAGAGATTCCTAAATGGAACTCACAAACACTTAAGTGCCTACTATGGACCTACTAAATTTTCTGATCTTTCACCTGAAGAATTTAAAG atCAGTATTTATCAGACTTGAAAGTTTCAAGAAAGACAAAAGATGAAAACCAGCATCATACTCCAAGTAATTTCTTCAGAAGATTGGATATTCCAAAAAGAGTTGATTG GAGAAATTTTAGCAACATAAACTTTGTGACTCCAGTAAAGAATCAGAAGAAATGTGGAGGATGTTG GGCATTCAGTGCAACAGAAACTATAGAAAGTATGAAAGCTATACAGACAGGATTACCTCCCCCTAGACTGAGCGTACAGGAAGTTATTGATTGTGCCACATATAACGATGGATGTAGCGGTGGTGATCCATATCGAGCAGTAAAGTGGCTTAAAGAT ACCCAGTCTCCACTAACAACTGAGAAAAAATACCCACTGACTGACACATCTGATTCCTGTCGTATTATAGTCAATAACAGTGATGGAGTTATAGTCAAGTCAGGTAACTTTCAAAG ACTAGTTGGGAGGGAAGATAAAATTTTACTGTTATTGAATACTTCACCAGTTAGTGTGGCTGTAGATGCCACTACATGGAACAATTACTTAGGTGGCATAATACAATATCATTGTGAGACACATATCAACCATGCAGTACAAATAGTAGGATATGATATCTCAG GTGATGTACCATATTATATTGTAAGAAATTCCTGGGGAACAGATTATGGTCATAAAGGCTATCTGTACATTAAGATTGGTGAAAACTTGTGTG GTATTGCTGAAGAGGTTACTACAGTGACAGTTCAATGA
- the LOC139485044 gene encoding small ribosomal subunit protein uS3, which yields MANPISKKRKFVADGVFKAELNNFLTRELAEDGYSGVEVRVTPTRTEIIILATRTQNVLGEKGRRIRELTSVVQKRFNFPEGTVELYAEKVAQRGLCAIAQCESLRYKLIGGLAVRRACYGVLRFIMESGAKGCEVVVSGKLRGQRAKSMKFVDGLMIHSGDPINEYVDTAVRHVLLRQGVLGIKVKIMLPWDPSGKIGPKKPLPDHVIIVEPKDEVVPSRPFSEQKGSKPTDPAQPPVAL from the exons ATGGCTAACCCAATAAGTAAAAAACGGAAG TTTGTTGCTGATGGAGTTTTCAAAGCAGAATTGAACAACTTCCTGACAAGGGAACTGGCTGAAGATGGTTACAGTGGTGTTGAAGTCAGAGTAACCCCAACACGAACAGAAATTATTATTCTGGCCACAAGAACACAAAATGTTCTTGGTGAGAAGGGTAGACGAATCAGAGAACTGACCTCCGTTGTACAGAAAAGATTCAATTTCCCTGAAGGCACAGTGGAG TTGTATGCTGAGAAGGTTGCACAGAGAGGATTGTGTGCTATCGCCCAGTGTGAATCGCTTAGATACAAACTGATTGGTGGTCTTGCTGTAAGAAG AGCATGCTATGGTGTTTTACGATTCATCATGGAAAGTGGAGCTAAAGGCTGTGAAGTTGTCGTTTCCGGTAAACTGAGAGGACAGAGAGCCAAATCCATGAAGTTTGTTGATGGTCTCATGATTCACAGTGGTGACCCAATCAATGAATATGTTGACACAGCTGTTAGACACGTCCTTCTCAGACAAG GTGTACTTGGAATTAAAGTAAAGATTATGTTACCATGGGATCCAAGTGGTAAGATTGGACCCAAGAAACCATTGCCAGATCATGTTATTATTGTGGAACCTAAGGATGAGGTTGTTCCTTCAAGACCATTCTCTGAGCAAAAGGGATCTAAACCTACAGATCCAGCCCAGCCACCTGTTGCATTATAA